One genomic region from Candidatus Bathyarchaeia archaeon encodes:
- a CDS encoding energy-coupling factor ABC transporter permease: MHIPDGYISPEIAAIMAAISIIFLVLSWRKAKATYPKSLAPLLAVSSAFIFAAQMINFPITYGTSGHLVGGTFLSIVLGPYAAILSMTIVLLMQALFFADGGIIALGANIFNMAVIGGLSFYIVKLIAGNSTKGKRFFIGVFTASWLSVVLGALACGLQIGFSPAFTEAGGITVTVPAMLFWHVLIGIGEAAITTTAITQLYRVRPAVLNGLAFLKREAI; the protein is encoded by the coding sequence ATGCACATACCGGACGGCTACATAAGCCCAGAAATCGCCGCCATAATGGCTGCAATATCCATCATATTCCTCGTTTTGTCGTGGAGAAAGGCGAAAGCCACATACCCAAAATCATTAGCCCCCTTGCTAGCGGTTTCAAGCGCTTTTATCTTCGCAGCCCAAATGATTAACTTCCCAATAACGTATGGAACAAGCGGACACTTGGTGGGCGGAACATTCCTCTCAATAGTTTTAGGCCCTTACGCGGCAATTTTAAGCATGACGATAGTTCTGCTTATGCAGGCGCTTTTCTTTGCAGATGGCGGAATAATAGCCCTAGGAGCAAACATTTTTAACATGGCGGTTATTGGCGGTCTAAGCTTCTACATAGTTAAACTCATAGCTGGAAACTCAACAAAAGGCAAACGCTTTTTTATAGGCGTGTTCACAGCCTCATGGCTATCAGTGGTTTTAGGAGCCTTGGCATGCGGCTTACAAATTGGATTTTCACCAGCCTTCACAGAGGCGGGTGGAATAACCGTAACAGTCCCAGCCATGCTCTTTTGGCATGTGCTAATAGGCATTGGTGAAGCGGCAATAACAACAACGGCCATAACCCAACTGTACCGAGTGCGACCAGCAGTGCTGAATGGTTTAGCTTTCCTAAAGAGGGAAGCCATTTGA
- a CDS encoding site-specific DNA-methyltransferase — protein MSDRDIMWCQIIIGDAREVLDSVPSDYVDLIVTSPPYFALKQYPEHPKAIDMSSLEGYLNDLKEVFKKCFSVLKDGSFVCVVVGQYTSKDSSIFIPGCLVKILEDVGFSYKREHIWVKPKGTQGIWNRGTTEFLKKPYPRNTMINIQHEHILIFQKGDNKRVFEKEKLTEQEIKEYSWSVWEIPVSEIKEHPAPFPEEIPKRLIKLYSYKSEIVLDPFLGSGTTAKVALDLNRNCIGIEVNPVYLSLIKRSIDLTQKRLLSPVNFKIIRYDLGEVVPTQGILNV, from the coding sequence GTGAGTGACCGCGACATAATGTGGTGCCAAATTATAATAGGTGACGCGCGAGAAGTTTTAGATAGTGTACCTAGTGATTATGTTGACTTAATAGTCACCTCTCCGCCATATTTCGCTTTAAAACAGTACCCAGAACATCCTAAAGCTATAGATATGAGTTCTCTTGAAGGGTATTTGAATGACCTAAAGGAAGTATTTAAGAAGTGCTTTTCTGTCCTTAAAGATGGTTCCTTTGTTTGCGTTGTTGTTGGTCAATACACAAGTAAAGATAGTTCTATTTTCATTCCAGGATGCCTTGTCAAAATTTTGGAGGATGTAGGATTCAGCTATAAACGGGAACATATTTGGGTTAAACCGAAAGGAACGCAAGGAATATGGAACAGAGGGACTACAGAATTTCTGAAAAAACCATATCCACGCAACACTATGATAAACATTCAACATGAGCATATCTTAATTTTTCAAAAAGGAGATAATAAACGAGTATTTGAGAAAGAAAAACTAACCGAACAAGAAATAAAAGAGTATTCATGGAGCGTCTGGGAAATCCCAGTATCTGAAATTAAAGAACATCCAGCGCCTTTCCCTGAAGAAATACCGAAGAGACTCATCAAACTGTATTCCTATAAATCAGAAATAGTGTTAGATCCATTTTTAGGGTCTGGAACAACAGCTAAGGTAGCATTGGATCTTAACCGTAACTGCATTGGAATTGAAGTGAACCCAGTATATCTATCCCTAATAAAAAGAAGCATAGACTTAACCCAAAAACGTCTCCTTTCACCCGTTAATTTTAAAATTATTCGATATGATTTAGGAGAAGTTGTCCCTACGCAAGGTATCTTAAATGTTTAA
- a CDS encoding cysteine desulfurase family protein yields the protein MENVRELLKAHEGLKREVYLDIENSSMVPTEVVEAMLPYFNQRAYGNPTLTHKPGWEAFEAIMESAQKIAGFMGCKNLEEVNFTPGETEANNLALLGATLQMRGKGKKIVISEVEPLSVLHVAEMLTKYGFTVTKIPVDGEGFINLEKLKEAVNSETVLVSLSAVNHEIGTIQPIKEAQKIVKDKNPNAIFHTDASDAYGKIPFNVRDLGVDTATISSYKILGPRGIGALYVKEGINIERILEGQLGTQKLWPGVENTPLIVGFAKASELAFQNFEENVLHMRKLRDKLMNGIFEKIADVRLNGPRGEKRAPDNANISFLRCEGEALTIELSLNGVYVSSGSACTRRLLQPSHVLTAIGRKFEEAHGSILMKVTRYHTEEDIDYVLEVFPKAVERLRGITGTTVVG from the coding sequence GTGGAAAATGTTCGCGAACTATTAAAGGCTCATGAGGGATTAAAGCGTGAAGTCTACTTAGACATTGAAAACTCAAGCATGGTGCCAACAGAAGTTGTTGAAGCTATGCTTCCATATTTTAACCAGCGCGCCTATGGCAATCCAACGCTTACCCACAAGCCTGGATGGGAAGCTTTCGAAGCCATAATGGAGTCAGCTCAAAAAATAGCCGGCTTCATGGGATGCAAAAACCTTGAAGAGGTTAATTTTACGCCTGGCGAAACGGAAGCCAACAACCTCGCCCTGCTGGGTGCAACCCTTCAAATGCGGGGTAAGGGCAAGAAAATTGTGATTTCCGAAGTTGAGCCTTTAAGCGTCCTGCATGTGGCTGAAATGCTAACCAAATATGGCTTTACTGTAACGAAAATCCCTGTTGATGGTGAAGGCTTCATAAACCTTGAAAAACTGAAGGAAGCCGTTAACAGCGAAACCGTTCTCGTAAGCCTTTCCGCTGTAAATCATGAAATAGGAACAATACAACCAATAAAAGAAGCCCAAAAAATAGTCAAGGACAAAAACCCAAACGCAATATTCCATACGGATGCTTCAGACGCCTATGGGAAAATACCATTCAACGTGCGGGACTTGGGCGTGGACACGGCAACAATAAGCAGCTATAAAATCCTTGGGCCTCGCGGAATAGGAGCCCTCTACGTGAAGGAGGGAATAAACATAGAAAGAATATTGGAGGGGCAACTTGGCACACAGAAGCTTTGGCCGGGCGTTGAAAACACACCCCTAATAGTTGGCTTTGCAAAAGCCTCTGAACTCGCCTTTCAAAACTTTGAAGAAAACGTCCTGCATATGCGAAAACTAAGAGACAAGCTCATGAACGGAATTTTTGAGAAAATAGCCGACGTGCGCCTCAACGGTCCAAGGGGCGAGAAAAGGGCGCCCGACAATGCCAACATAAGCTTTCTTCGCTGTGAAGGTGAAGCCCTAACAATCGAGTTAAGCCTAAACGGCGTTTATGTCTCAAGCGGAAGCGCATGCACAAGGCGCCTATTACAGCCAAGCCACGTCCTAACAGCCATAGGCAGGAAATTCGAGGAAGCCCATGGAAGCATCCTCATGAAGGTCACCCGCTACCACACTGAAGAGGACATAGACTATGTTTTGGAAGTTTTCCCAAAAGCCGTTGAGAGACTTAGGGGGATAACTGGCACAACAGTGGTGGGATAA
- a CDS encoding DEAD/DEAH box helicase: MRITDLPIPKSVKEVLLKSGIVELYPPQEEAIKAGALEGRNLVLASPTASGKTLIAELCALKHILEGDGKVLYLTPLRALASEKYEEFKKYSTITKPDGKRVSVGISTGDYDSSDPWLERYDIIVATNEKVDSLLRHKAKWMDDISLVVADEVHLLNEAERGPTLEVVLARLMQTNPEIQILALSATINNVQEIAEWLKAEYITTDWRPILLKEGVLLHNEIQFRDGESRKIEREVKNPAINLALHTVKTGGQALIFAATRKSSVALAKKTAAKIGEILSKPVKRALEREAERILAAGEKTRISELLAELVKCGVAFHHAGLGSAHRKIIEDAFREGKIKVLTATPTLAFGVNLPARTVIIYDYRRYEPGYGYYPISVLEYKQMCGRAGRPKYDKIGEALLIARTDDEADYLMESYVLAKPERIWSRLAVERILRGHVLATIAADYAHTEAGIYDFFGKTFYAYQYDIAAIKNVIAKILRFLYEEEMIDVSGTNIYATRFGKRVSELYIDPVSAVIIRDALRQKPPVLTDLSLLHMIAHTPDMRPLFRPSTSELDKVAVFAEEHREEFLTPVPNEWEDRINYEEFLAEAKTAMVLKAWIEEASEDEIIEKFRVQPGDLYRTVENAKWLLYATHELAVLFNNKEAQPLTLELMERVEKGVKKELLPIVRLEGIGRVRGRILYNAGYKTIEDIKHAQIEDLMNLPLIGPKLAKKIKEQVGGFVKKEAWEKLEKEEEWKQKALTEY, translated from the coding sequence GTGAGGATAACAGATCTCCCAATTCCAAAGTCGGTTAAAGAAGTTCTACTTAAGTCTGGAATTGTTGAGCTTTATCCACCGCAGGAAGAAGCCATAAAGGCTGGCGCCTTAGAGGGGCGAAACCTTGTTTTGGCTAGTCCAACGGCTTCTGGCAAAACCTTGATTGCTGAGCTCTGCGCCTTAAAACACATCTTGGAAGGCGACGGCAAAGTCCTCTATTTGACGCCTTTGAGGGCTTTAGCCAGCGAAAAGTATGAGGAGTTTAAGAAGTACTCAACCATCACAAAGCCTGATGGAAAACGCGTAAGCGTTGGCATATCCACTGGCGATTATGATAGCTCTGACCCTTGGCTGGAACGCTACGACATCATTGTGGCTACAAATGAGAAGGTGGACTCGCTTTTAAGGCATAAAGCCAAGTGGATGGATGATATAAGCCTTGTAGTGGCGGATGAAGTGCACCTGCTAAACGAAGCGGAGCGCGGACCCACCCTTGAAGTGGTTTTGGCTAGGCTTATGCAGACAAACCCAGAAATCCAGATTTTGGCTTTAAGCGCCACAATAAACAACGTTCAAGAAATTGCTGAGTGGCTTAAAGCCGAATACATAACAACAGACTGGCGCCCAATACTCTTGAAAGAGGGCGTACTCCTCCACAACGAAATCCAGTTTAGGGATGGCGAATCAAGAAAAATCGAAAGGGAAGTTAAAAACCCAGCCATAAACTTGGCACTACACACCGTTAAAACTGGCGGGCAAGCCCTAATTTTTGCTGCTACAAGGAAAAGCTCTGTGGCACTAGCCAAGAAAACAGCGGCGAAAATTGGAGAAATCCTATCCAAACCCGTGAAAAGGGCTTTAGAGCGTGAAGCAGAAAGGATTTTGGCGGCTGGAGAAAAAACAAGGATAAGTGAACTCCTAGCCGAACTTGTCAAGTGTGGAGTGGCTTTTCACCATGCTGGTTTAGGCAGCGCTCACAGAAAAATAATTGAGGACGCTTTCCGTGAAGGAAAAATTAAGGTTTTAACAGCCACGCCAACACTGGCTTTTGGCGTTAATCTTCCGGCGAGAACCGTCATAATATATGATTATAGGCGTTATGAGCCTGGTTATGGCTATTATCCAATAAGCGTTTTGGAATACAAGCAGATGTGCGGAAGAGCCGGACGACCAAAATACGACAAAATTGGTGAAGCCCTATTAATTGCGAGAACAGACGACGAAGCCGACTACCTGATGGAGAGCTATGTCCTAGCAAAGCCTGAGCGGATATGGTCAAGGCTTGCTGTGGAACGCATATTGCGGGGGCATGTGCTGGCAACAATAGCCGCAGACTATGCGCATACAGAAGCTGGCATATACGATTTTTTCGGCAAAACCTTCTACGCTTATCAATACGACATCGCCGCAATAAAGAACGTTATAGCCAAAATACTCCGTTTCCTATACGAAGAGGAAATGATTGACGTAAGCGGCACAAACATTTACGCCACAAGATTCGGCAAACGCGTCAGCGAACTCTACATAGACCCAGTCTCAGCCGTCATAATCCGTGACGCACTACGCCAAAAACCGCCAGTACTAACGGATTTAAGCCTCCTCCACATGATAGCGCATACGCCAGACATGCGCCCGCTTTTTAGACCAAGCACAAGTGAACTAGACAAAGTGGCAGTCTTCGCCGAGGAACACCGTGAAGAGTTTCTAACGCCAGTGCCAAACGAGTGGGAAGACCGAATAAACTACGAAGAGTTCTTGGCAGAAGCAAAAACAGCCATGGTTTTGAAGGCATGGATAGAAGAGGCAAGCGAAGACGAAATAATAGAAAAGTTCCGCGTACAGCCAGGCGACCTATACAGAACAGTGGAAAATGCAAAATGGCTCCTTTACGCCACCCACGAATTAGCGGTCTTATTCAACAACAAGGAAGCCCAACCCCTAACGCTGGAGTTAATGGAAAGGGTGGAAAAAGGCGTCAAAAAAGAGCTCCTACCAATAGTAAGGCTGGAGGGCATAGGAAGAGTCCGCGGACGCATACTATACAACGCCGGATACAAAACAATAGAAGACATAAAACACGCCCAAATCGAAGATCTAATGAATCTGCCACTCATAGGACCGAAACTGGCAAAAAAGATAAAAGAGCAAGTAGGAGGCTTCGTCAAAAAAGAGGCATGGGAAAAACTCGAAAAAGAAGAAGAGTGGAAACAAAAAGCCCTAACAGAATATTAG
- a CDS encoding PDGLE domain-containing protein, whose translation MKGYVKALILIAVGLAILIPFASSYPDGLETVAETLKVEEAEPFWSGLMPDYTLPTIENQYLSTLAAGFFGLIIVSTAAYILGKLLSK comes from the coding sequence TTGAAGGGCTACGTTAAAGCACTAATCCTAATAGCTGTTGGGCTTGCAATTTTAATACCCTTCGCTTCATCTTACCCAGACGGGTTGGAAACGGTGGCTGAAACACTTAAAGTGGAAGAGGCCGAACCATTCTGGAGTGGGTTAATGCCAGACTACACCCTACCAACAATTGAAAACCAATACCTTTCGACACTGGCAGCGGGCTTCTTTGGCTTAATAATAGTTTCAACCGCGGCATATATCCTCGGCAAGTTGTTATCAAAATAA
- a CDS encoding molybdenum cofactor biosynthesis protein MoaE yields the protein MEDLINEVKGCAEFRKVGAIAIFIGVVRGETLRGEMVKKLEIEAYEEKANEVLSSICQELRKRKGIVDVQIHHFLGEFSVGEDLVYVLVAGSHREDVFPVLREAVERYKREAPIFKREYVTTKDGVEKAYWVAEIEKE from the coding sequence TTGGAAGATCTAATTAATGAGGTAAAAGGCTGCGCTGAATTTCGCAAAGTGGGAGCCATTGCAATTTTTATTGGTGTCGTCCGTGGTGAAACGTTAAGAGGTGAGATGGTTAAGAAGCTTGAGATAGAGGCTTATGAGGAGAAAGCCAACGAGGTGTTGTCGAGCATATGCCAAGAGCTGAGAAAGAGAAAGGGCATAGTTGATGTTCAGATTCACCATTTCCTCGGCGAGTTTAGCGTTGGAGAAGACCTCGTTTATGTTCTGGTTGCTGGTTCTCATAGGGAGGATGTTTTTCCAGTTTTGAGGGAGGCTGTTGAGAGGTACAAGAGGGAAGCCCCGATCTTCAAGAGGGAATATGTAACTACAAAAGATGGTGTGGAGAAGGCTTATTGGGTTGCGGAAATTGAAAAGGAATAG
- a CDS encoding cysteine desulfurase, with translation MFDPYKIREDFPILKRKINNYPLIYFDNAATSQKPKQVIEAIKEYYELHNANVHRAVHTLSLEATELYESAHEETAKFIGAEGAEEIIFTRGTTEAINTVAYSWGLRNLKQGDEVLVTLMEHHSNIVPWEILSKIRGFKVRYIDVNEDGTLNKQALEEALSPKVKMVCMAHVSNVTGVINDVRYAAKLAHENNVLILVDGAQSVPHIPINVKELDCDFLAFSGHKMLGPTGIGVLYGKRELLEEMEPFHGGGEMIREVSYNPKTKSCKITWNELPWKFEAGTPNICGGVGLMAAIKYLKNLGMENVQAHECALTEYAIKRLQECQKVKIFGPKDVKIKCGIVPFNLEGFDSHDLALLLDSYGIMIRSGFHCAQPLHQRFGLKSSARASFYIYNTREEIDRLVEVLKEIEQSL, from the coding sequence ATGTTCGACCCATACAAGATTAGGGAAGACTTCCCAATCTTAAAACGCAAAATAAACAATTACCCTCTCATTTACTTTGACAATGCCGCCACATCTCAGAAACCAAAACAAGTGATAGAAGCCATAAAAGAATATTATGAGTTGCATAATGCTAACGTCCACAGAGCAGTGCACACGCTTTCGCTGGAGGCAACAGAGCTTTATGAAAGCGCCCACGAAGAAACAGCCAAATTCATAGGAGCAGAAGGCGCTGAGGAAATAATCTTTACAAGAGGAACAACAGAAGCCATAAACACCGTCGCCTACTCATGGGGACTGCGAAACCTCAAACAAGGCGACGAAGTTCTAGTCACACTCATGGAACACCACAGCAACATCGTGCCGTGGGAAATCCTCTCAAAAATAAGGGGCTTCAAAGTGCGCTACATAGACGTCAACGAAGATGGGACTCTAAACAAGCAAGCCCTTGAAGAAGCCCTTTCTCCAAAAGTGAAAATGGTCTGCATGGCGCACGTCTCAAATGTTACTGGTGTAATAAATGATGTGCGGTATGCTGCAAAACTCGCCCACGAAAACAACGTCCTCATCCTAGTCGACGGAGCCCAATCAGTGCCCCACATACCAATAAACGTGAAAGAATTGGACTGCGACTTCCTAGCCTTTTCTGGACACAAAATGCTTGGACCAACAGGCATAGGCGTCCTATACGGCAAGCGAGAACTCCTAGAAGAAATGGAGCCCTTTCACGGAGGAGGCGAAATGATAAGGGAAGTCTCCTACAACCCAAAAACCAAAAGCTGCAAAATAACGTGGAACGAACTTCCATGGAAATTCGAGGCTGGAACACCAAACATATGCGGAGGAGTAGGCCTAATGGCAGCCATAAAATACCTAAAAAACCTTGGAATGGAAAACGTTCAAGCCCACGAATGCGCCCTAACCGAATACGCCATAAAACGCCTACAGGAATGCCAAAAAGTCAAGATTTTCGGTCCAAAAGACGTGAAAATCAAATGTGGCATAGTTCCCTTCAACCTTGAAGGCTTCGACTCCCACGACTTGGCTCTGCTTCTAGATTCTTATGGCATAATGATAAGGAGCGGCTTCCACTGCGCCCAACCCCTCCACCAAAGGTTCGGGCTAAAATCATCAGCAAGGGCAAGCTTCTACATATACAACACCCGAGAAGAAATCGATAGGCTGGTGGAAGTCCTAAAGGAGATTGAACAGTCCCTATGA
- a CDS encoding DUF47 family protein, which translates to MSPGLEKKSYAWFERRRRTKALDLAQEQITKALDTVTLLHYAMQKMAEGNRKEAMQHIENIFKVEKEVDRLRTEVFKELSRGVALFADYREDLMHLVKRLDTLADHVKDAARCIKMLEGAKIPKELWENTAHTTSFLVDCAHALRGSIEKIAVDSSAAISGAKKVEEIERKIDDEYLKTKALFIKYGGQVDSGSMVIFDDLVEFIEHAADMCADTADYIVILASRE; encoded by the coding sequence ATGAGTCCCGGCTTGGAGAAGAAGAGCTATGCATGGTTTGAGAGGCGTAGAAGAACAAAGGCTCTTGATTTGGCGCAGGAGCAGATTACAAAGGCTTTGGACACGGTGACGCTTCTTCATTATGCCATGCAAAAGATGGCTGAAGGCAATAGAAAGGAAGCCATGCAGCACATAGAAAACATTTTTAAGGTTGAGAAGGAAGTTGACAGACTGCGAACAGAGGTTTTCAAGGAGCTTTCAAGGGGCGTGGCTCTTTTTGCAGATTACCGTGAAGACCTAATGCACCTTGTGAAAAGGCTTGATACGCTAGCTGACCATGTGAAGGACGCGGCAAGATGCATAAAAATGCTTGAAGGCGCTAAGATTCCAAAGGAGCTATGGGAGAATACAGCCCATACAACGTCGTTTCTGGTGGATTGTGCCCACGCCTTAAGGGGAAGCATTGAAAAAATCGCCGTGGATTCTTCTGCGGCTATAAGTGGTGCGAAAAAGGTTGAGGAGATTGAAAGGAAAATTGACGATGAATATCTTAAAACCAAAGCCTTATTCATTAAGTATGGGGGGCAGGTGGATAGTGGCTCAATGGTTATCTTTGATGACCTTGTGGAGTTCATTGAGCATGCTGCCGACATGTGCGCTGACACAGCGGACTACATAGTTATACTTGCAAGCAGAGAATAA
- a CDS encoding iron-sulfur cluster assembly scaffold protein — protein MSRAPLPYSQKILELFRNPKNLGRMEDATVSAVAGNPQCGDMITFYLKINEQDIIERATFESYGCAANIATSSIVTEKVKGMKLEDAWKITWKSVAEEVGGLPAVKFHCGILAVGALRRAIRAYYKNKQTTPEWLPKDLTFEEKQALEEEELARILEKKMKMAEEK, from the coding sequence ATGTCGCGTGCACCCTTACCCTACAGCCAAAAAATCCTTGAACTTTTCAGAAACCCTAAAAACCTTGGAAGAATGGAAGACGCCACCGTGTCGGCTGTTGCTGGAAACCCCCAATGCGGAGACATGATAACCTTCTACTTGAAAATAAACGAGCAAGACATAATTGAGAGGGCAACTTTTGAAAGCTATGGGTGTGCCGCCAACATAGCTACATCCAGCATAGTAACGGAAAAAGTGAAGGGAATGAAACTTGAAGACGCGTGGAAAATCACATGGAAAAGCGTAGCGGAAGAGGTTGGCGGACTCCCAGCGGTGAAATTCCACTGTGGAATCCTAGCCGTCGGTGCCCTAAGGCGCGCCATAAGAGCCTACTACAAAAACAAGCAAACAACGCCTGAGTGGCTTCCAAAAGACCTAACCTTTGAGGAAAAACAAGCCCTGGAAGAGGAAGAGTTGGCAAGAATCCTCGAGAAAAAGATGAAGATGGCAGAGGAAAAATAA